In Zingiber officinale cultivar Zhangliang chromosome 1A, Zo_v1.1, whole genome shotgun sequence, a genomic segment contains:
- the LOC122013013 gene encoding signaling peptide TAXIMIN 2-like: MDDCRPLGFLIGLPFAVLALALSLLGAVIWIIGSILSCLCPCCICFSGLANLAVSLIKMPVKVLRWFIGQIPC, translated from the exons ATGGACGATTGCAGGCCGCTAGGGTTCCTGATCGGGCTCCCTTTCGCCGTCCTTGCCCTCGCCCTCTCCCTCCTCGGCGCCGTCATCTGGATCATCGG GAGCATCCTGAGTTGCCTCTGCCCTTGCTGCATCTGTTTTTCTGGCCTCGCCAACCTCGCTGTCTCCCTCATTAAGATGCCCGTCAAAGTGCTCCGTTGGTTCATCGGCCAGATCCCCTGTTGA